atataatacactgtaaaaagtgaaagttgacttaactttaaaaaaattgaggaaacccgttgccttaaaattattaagtacaacataattaaaaaaaaaaaaagttaagtgaacttgacaattcaattaacttatttttttaattatcatttacttaaaaatgttaaggcaacgggtttcctaaattttttttaagttaagtcaacttatcactttttacagtgtacatatataataattttttattatttattacattattattaatttcataaatattgtataacatgaattaaaataatatgcatagtaatcacatttaataaaataaaaaatggtgaGTCTgtgacaaaatatatatttatcattgaTAAATAGCTACAACTGTCCTGCACTATTATGTCTATGTTGTGTtatatcaaaaaatatatatataaatacataaaaatagaaaacatgctgGCAATGCATTGACACTGTAAAACTAATAATTGTGTCTTATAGACATAAattgaaaaaaggaaaaaatgttACTGCacttcttattttaatttaatttaatttaacacattctgAGAATCCATTAAATATTATGTTCTTTGTCTGGAACATATCGTCATACATCAAATAAAAACGCAGCTAGATGACATAGGAGAACGAAGAATTTTATTCTCTAATTATTTTGAAAACCATCTGGTACAAATTGTAAAACTGTACTTTATAGTCCTTTAGTTCTGACCTCAGAATAAACACTGAAGTCTGAACGCTGaactctttttttcttcagcttTTTTTGCTGTATGGAAGGCATGTCCAATGAAGCATAACACACTTCACCACCCTggaaatatacatattttttattattatattatattatattatattatattatattatattatattatattatattatattatattattattgtgtactTATAATACAATACCTCATCACGTCTGTTCTCAGTCTGTGTTTCAGAACCTACAGGAAATTTAAATGACATAAGAAACATCTTGTTTCAGAACAAGCGAAGTGAGATTTAAAATTGCTCACTTTTGCAATGCTCAGCTGACttgctgaaaaacagttttCAGAACTCTGATTGTGACATTTTACAGTTATTATGTGATACTGCATgatgattaaaatatgaaagcaaATCTAAAGCTGTAATAACATCTGtctcatcatggctgtggcaaGTGATGGAATTGAGTTCAGGAGTGAATGATTACCTGTAGTTTTCCTCTGACAGAAGCAGTACACACAgatggaggagaggagagagaagagGAGAACACACACCGGACACACACTGAACAGCAGCGTCCAGCAGAGCACACAGTCTGATGCAGGAGGTGTGGAGGAGGTGTTGAACCTCTCAGCACCAGGACGCACTGACTCTAAATCAAACAGAAGTCATTTTAAACACTGCCACACTTTTCTGGTAAGATATTAAccgttttatttgaatatttagttaatatgtactttttttgtaacaaattaCTCACCATTTAAAATCAGTTTAATATTGCATCTATGTTGCATTTTCTAAACAAGATATTTAACAAATCAGTAGTTCAAATATCGATATTaagatatgaaaatgtattgtgAATCGAaagttttactatttttaatatgcattaattacttgatttacattttaataaaaaataaaaaacaaagtaaatataGATTGCTTTTACTTTCTATGGATGGATTGTGTAAACACAGTTATGGGCAAGTCATTGCTTTAACAATATAAGAATATTATGAAcagcagaattttttattacatttcattaGTATATAAACTGAgaacaaattttaattttgtctaTGGCACACAAAAAAGCAACATGAACAACAGTATAATTTTGTATCACCTTCCATCGATAGATAGTTTGTTTACACAAAACAAATCAACACAAACAACAGTAGAAATATTTTCTCACCCAAGACAGAGAGACGAGTTGACTTGTTTCCATACTCATAATCAGATTTTGCATTTATGATGCCGCCTgcatctgtatttattttattttctcttttggCACAGTAGTATATTCCCTCATCAGAGACACTGATGTTTGTAATATGTAGATCATAGGAGTTACCGGAGCTGTTGAGCACAAAACTGAAACGTGGAAACGTCTCCTTGAATATTTTTGTACGATCTATTAACAGAGATGGTTGATGCTCATGTGAGCAGTTTCTCCACCAAACAATGTGTGATCCTAATGATATGACACAGTCACAGTACAGAGTGATGCTGTCTCCTGCTTTAACTCTCATGTCCACTTCTAACCCAAACACTCTCTGCTGTTTACAGAACAACACACCTGCCAAAGCAAATACAAGTTCAAATACAAGAAAAATGACTATCAAATTAATACCATGGCATTAAacatagcattaaaaaaaaactaatatggACTTACACATAAGTGTGATGACTGTAACTCTTGTTCGCTCCATCTCAGTGACTGATAAGGGGCTTCAGTGTGAATGGTCTGGTTCATTGTAGTGGGAGGTATCACTtgtgtttggtttgtttttttttgttttttttagctgaGGGTTACGTAATTCGGGTCTTGTCCCGCTGGTCTTGTCTtggtctttcttttttttctttttttatatcttAATTATGAATCACTACACATTTCCATTTAATGGAATGTTAAACACTTTATACACTTTTCAATATGGTAAAGTGATTATTATTACAAACGCAGTTATGTGAGACCTTTAAAGAGGCTCAGAGGTGataaattcaaacaaacaataacatcACAATGACTTCTTGTATTTTTTGACAgtataatgtttaatgtattaatgGAGATAACCTGAAGTGCTGATCGTTGTTGTGGGTTTCCTGTAGTGCATTgcattgtattgcattttaaCTGCGTGGCTATTGTTTTCATCGATATCTAAATCCCCCAGAATTACCATGATGTGTGCGGgtgcatttgtttatttgtataagAATGCATTTACTTCAGATGTTTATTGCCGTGGGTTTTGAAAAGTTGTTTGAAACCTATTTTTGTTTCTGACTGTAACCACAAAGTGTTCCATTCACTTACTAGTGCACTTAATCACAAGGTTGTGGCATCCTGTTTTAGCATGTCTAAATTGTGTTTCAGCTCTCAGAATTGGTAGGAGAACTGACTTCTCTTCTTAGAAATGCAGccttaaattatttattaattgtgtTTCAGTGATAAGTGTTTCAGCACCAGAGACCATGAACAGCTCAGTAATAAACATCAATAAACATGCTGCTAATACTTTACTGTATTTGAGGATAATTACATGGTGCTGCAAAGATAAAAATTGGCATGTCTTCATATTAATAAGGATTATATTAATAACAATCCTTTTTTGATTGGCTGACTGTGGTGGGAGGTGTTTCTGCTAAAGGGCTATGATTGTGTACATATACATAGAGTCCccatatacatgtgtgtgtgtgttctattTCAGTCATGTGCTCTATGCAAGCAGCTTACATGTTGCACATAATAATGCGCTTATGTATTCACAAGGTTGTGGTTTCCTGTCTTTCTTACCAGCTCTCAGTGTTGAGAGGACAATTTACCTTACTTTACCTTGCAACATCCCTGTGGCCCTACATAGGACATACGATTTGGAAAATGAtggataaataataataataatttttgctaaatagtaacatttattaaattattaatagtaACATTATCTTTTTGATTTTAATgattgactttattattaatgttattattgttgttgttattattactactactactactactaatagcAGTAGAATAAAATGATTTGTACTTCAAAGTTGGGCAGATATAATAAGATGCAAAAGAGGACAGTCACAAAAACCACTGGAAACATTTGtggtttttattttgacttCTACAGAAGGCCGAACTGTCTTTACCGGAAATGTAACCTGTGCAGCCAACAAGACTGAATTCACACATAACAAACCACTTCTCACATCCTGTGGCACCTAAAGGCCACTGTGTTTACTATCTTCACATAATATCTTGGTAGTTATTCCTCTAATTACCCATCTTGACCATTGTGTTTTCTTGAATCAgtttcacaaacaaataaaaagtgaCTGAACCTTGCAACTCACAGACAAATACTCACATCAGAGTGCTATATGCTAccaaaaaatatcaaatgatCAGATGTTATATTAGCTATATTGAAACAAAGAAACAAGAGTATGAAACAATCTTCAACACTGACTaacttaaaatatacatttacaattttGGCATCTGCTTTAATGTCAGTAAAAGAAAGACAAGGGGTGAGGTTCCAAGTTCAGCTTGTCAACAGGTACATTAAAcagaataaacatgaatgagCGTAACTGACATAACAACCAACAACAAAAGACGTGACAAAGACCAGCAAGACACATCTGGAGGCAGCTCACAAACACATTTCTAGGTCCTGTCAGAAATGAGTACATGTATTCTGTAAAATGTTTGCTGCTTTTTATCACTCAATTAAAAACACTACAATTGAATTGTGCCATCTGTTACACAGGGACTactgaacagacatttagaATGTGATATTAAAGTGCAAAGTATTGAAAATCAAAACATGTAAATGAAGCTCTGTTaatatattacatgtatttttacCACACTATGCCGTAAGTTTGTCCATTGGGCAATCAATACACACTTAGTGTCTTCATACCCTCTTCAACACTTTGACCAAAAGCAGGAAATACATCATCTAAGTGAACAAGTGCAAAGACCACAAGTATGGGTATTGGAACAGACTGCTAATCTCAACATTTCTGCCCCCATGTGGTGAATATTAGAATatgattacaaaaatattagccACTGAAGCCATGAGTTTtgctttcttttcctttttttttattattttcaaatacattaGATTAATGCACAGGGAATAAatccaattttatttatattgcattgaACAGTAACATATATCTGACAGACAAATACAcaaatgcatttgatttaaaGTCCAGTCGAAACATTTGTGGTCCGTACTTATAGCTGACCACAAGAAGAGAGAGATGAAGAATGAAAGAGTGAGTGGTAGACAAACACATTTTGTTGCCCCAAAGATGTCAATTTTACCGGTCAcgctttatattaggtggccttaactactatgtacttacatcaaaaataagtacaatgtacttattgtgtttatactgtattgcaaaacactattgatgctattgaggtgggatacgggtggttagggacaggtttggtggtatgggtaggtttaagggtgggttaaggtgtaagggatgggtcaacagtgtaattataaatgtaattacagaaattaattacagatgtaattaaatataggtatttttaaaaatataagtacaatgtaaaaacatgtatgtacacaataagtgcattgtaccaaatgattaattcaaatgtaagtacatagtagttaaggccacctaatataaagtgggatcaTTTTACCTAATGGCTAAGTGTGTCATAGCTTAATAGGTGTGAGGACTCGGAATGTATAGTTTCGCTTCTACAACAAATAAAGTAATTATGATTCAGGGCTGCAAAGACACATTGAGATCTGCATTAAACTGCTTTGAATAAGTTTTACCATGTGTTTGACTTAATAGCACAAAATGACATATTGATCAAACAAACTAAGGCTAATAAGATCCAAATTATAGCttgttataaatattttgtttaatccaataaataaaatcaaattaatgttatttttcatGCACAAAtagtatttgataaaatactgtaaatactgaaacccttttatatgtattattttaattaaaaatgtgttatgtgaATGTGTTATGTATCACGCATAATCACAAAAATAGAAAGGTAtaattgtttataaaaaaatggGTTTATGTTGCATGTGTGTGCACGTACTAAATGTAGTTAAAGCAAGCTTGAGAAAAAAAGCTACTTCAGGAATCACATCTGACATTAACGAGAACAAAAAAAGAGTGAGCAGTAAGTTGTATAAATTGAGCAGGTAGAATCATATCTTGGCATAGGGATGTGCAGATGTCAGTATGCTATAAGAGACTTCAGTGTGGAGGCAGATCTTTCCAGTCTTACTCATC
The genomic region above belongs to Onychostoma macrolepis isolate SWU-2019 chromosome 01, ASM1243209v1, whole genome shotgun sequence and contains:
- the LOC131545332 gene encoding uncharacterized protein LOC131545332, encoding MERTRVTVITLMCVLFCKQQRVFGLEVDMRVKAGDSITLYCDCVISLGSHIVWWRNCSHEHQPSLLIDRTKIFKETFPRFSFVLNSSGNSYDLHITNISVSDEGIYYCAKRENKINTDAGGIINAKSDYEYGNKSTRLSVLESVRPGAERFNTSSTPPASDCVLCWTLLFSVCPVCVLLFSLLSSICVYCFCQRKTTGSETQTENRRDEGGEVCYASLDMPSIQQKKLKKKRVQRSDFSVYSEVRTKGL